Genomic segment of Paenalkalicoccus suaedae:
TAGGGGATAAAGATGTATTTGAAGGTTCTCACGTGCATTTGAAGATGGACTTCTTTCTTGTCAAGTTAGATTGGCAAGGAGAAATTACGAAGGTAGTTCCGGAAGCCTACTTTATGGATGAAGGGAAAAAGCTACCATTTCCGTTCAAAGAGTGGCGACATGTGCATGCGTTTAAGGAGCTTTCTCCTTCTAAAACGAAGATGATTGATCGCGTTGAATTCTCTTCATATGTGCCTGCGCCGCTTATTAAAGCGATGCTCATTGGCATGTTCTCAGACCGAAAGCGTCAGTTGAAAAAGTACTTATAAGCACACCAAAAAGGCTAGTGGGTCACTCCGCTAGCCTTTTACAAAACAATAGCTACTGTCTACGCAGATCATGTAAGAAGCCATTTAAGTGGGCGAGCACTTTGCTTCTAGGGATAATTCCTTCAAAAATTCCATTCTCATCTTCTACACACACAAATGGGTATTGGATAAGCAACGTCATTAACCGCTCAAAGCTAGCTGACTTATGGATAGAAACATGGTCGTTATTCATAATGTCGGAGACAAGCCATGTAGCGAGCTTTTCAGGCTCCATTCTTTCTATACCTAAAATAGAATCTAGTATTTGTGCTTTACTTATTAATCCATTTAGCTTATTATCCATTCCAAGTACAGGAATCGCGGTGTAACCAGACTTAACTAGAACGAGTAGGGCATGTTCAAGCGAATTTTCTGGTTGTACACATGCGACTTGTTCAGCAGGAATAATAAAGGCTGTGATTGAACCACTAAGTACATCTTGCTCTTGTGCATTGGGCATCACGTTATACACATCCTGTCTAAAAATTAGGAGCATCTAGATAGAGGCTCCATATTTAATGGTAGTCGTCCTGGTTGAGATTGTCAAACCAAGACTTGTTAATTCGGAAGGAGACGTTTTCATGATTTGGCAAACGGAAGAAGCTTTACTAACACTAGCTATAGAGCTATGTGCGTGTAAAAGTATAAATAGCACAGATGGTGAAAAAGAGATTATTGAGTTCATACATAAAAAGCTCGCCGCACTTCCTTATTTCCACAAAAATGAAGATTATATGCATGTTTTTTTAACGGAAGACAAAAGAATTGGTTGCTCGGTATATATTCCGGGCCGAACGTCTGAGACAATCGTGTTTTCTGGTCATGTCGATGTCGTTCCTGTCGAAGATTTCGGTGAGCATGCATCTATGGCCTTTCAACCAATCGAATGGACAGAAAAGGTAAAACAATTGCGGCTAACTGAGTACGTAAAAAAGGATAGCGAATCGAACGACTATTTGTTTGGCAGAGGTACAATGGATATGCTCTCTTCTATTGCTATGTGTATGCAGTTAATTGAGTTTGCCGCTGAAGAAGGTTTGCACCACTCCTTAGTGATGCTGTTTGTTCCTGACGAAGAGGGTGTCTCTCAAGGCATGAGGCAGGGAGTGAAAGAGCTCTCGCGTGTTCAGGATACATTCAACCTCTCCTATAAGCTTTTTTGGAATACAGAGCCTACATTTCCTCAAGCTCCTACGGACAACGCCCACAGGATCTACTCAGGCTCTGCTGGGAAGCTGTTAGCTGGTGTGATGAGCGTTGGAGTAGAGGCGCACGTGGCAGATCAGAATGCCAGTGTTAATGCTGCACTCATGCAATCATTTGTTACAAAGAATTTAGAGCTTAACGAAGCTTTTTCCGAAACAGTAGAAGGCGAAAAAACAGCACCTCCGAGCACGTTGTTTCAACGTGATCATAAATCGGAATACTCTGTTCAAACTCCAGCTACGTCCTCTGGACTCTATAATATATTAACAATGGAGCGGACTCCGTTACAAATCACAACTGCATTAAGAGAACTCCTAAACGCATGTGCGAAAGAGGTAGGTGAGTTTTATCACGACCGATTTTCGTTTCAAGTCTACACCGTACAAGAGCTCTACGAACATGCATATACCAAATTTGGCGATGAATTTTTAGAACGCATTTCATCTGTACAAGTTGATCCAACTGATATGCTTCACTCAACAAGCTCTTACCTTTTAACTCTTATCGAATTTGCAAAGGATTTAGCACCTTTCTATGTCCTTTATTATTGTCCACCTTTCTATCCGGCGGTAAAAAGCAGAGAGGACGCTTTACTTAATACAGTAAGAGAAAAGCTTGCTTCGAAATTGCGAAAAGCAAATGAACGTGTCATCACCCAATCTTATTTCCCAGGACTTTCTGATATGAGCTACATAGGATTGCAAATAGAGGAATCAGAGCTTCGTGTTCTAAAGGATAATACCCCGCTCTGGGACAACGGGTATTCATTACCCTTCTCTGAGATGAAAAAAATCGAGATGCCTGTATTAAACTATGGCACGTTCGGTCGAGATGCGCATCAGTGGACAGAAAGAGTGCACATAGATAGATCGTATCGAATTGCTCCTACTATCATAAAAGAAGTTTTGAAAGAGTTTTAATCGATAAAAAAGCTGCCCCGTTTTACCGTGGGACAGCTTTTTTTATTCGCGCATTTTAAATGCTGCGTTAATTTGACCGCGAAGCATTTTATTACGCACAGAGGATTTTTTCATTTCTTCACGACGTATCTCAAACGTCTGCATACCATCCTCCATCTTATTTGCGATGTCCACAAGCCTCTCTATATCACCAAAGGAATACTTGCGAGTACCCCCTTTACTTCTTTCAGGGAAAATTAGCTTTCTTTCTTCGTAGTAGCGTATTTGACGTTCTGAAAGTCCTGTAAGTTCACTTGCGATACCGATACTAATCACTTTCTTGTCTTTATATGACGATGGCAAAGAAATCCACATCCTCCCGAAGAGCAACTTTTTTCTCACTATATCATGAAAAAAGATTCGCTTGGTGAAAAATGTGAGATAATCTTACATTGGTCATTTCTCGTCAGAATTCTTCACAATAAGCTCTTTCAATTCTTGGATTTCTTTTCGTAATTCGGTTACTTCTTTATGTGTATCCTTCACTTCTTCATCAGCATTTTCTGCTTTTTCTACATTATTGACGATTACACCAATGAATAGGTTAAATACAACAAAGGTTCCTACTAAAACGAAGGAGACGAAGTAAATCCAAGACCACCATAGTTCTTCAAAGATTGGTCTCATAACCGCAGATGCCCATGATTCTAACGTAACTACTTGGAATAGGGTTAATAAGGACAACTGTAAATTCCCGAAATATTCTGGAGCAACTTCTTGGAAGAGCATTGTGCCAATAACGGCAAAGATATAAAAGATAATACTCATGAGTAAAAAAATGTTTCCGAGAGCAGGGATCGTTAATAGAAGCGCATCCACTAATTTTCGTAAAGATGGGATAACAGAGATTGCTCTGAATACGCGTAGCACTCTTAAAATACGTAGCACCGTTACGAAGTGCGCACCTACAAAGATATGACCAGCTGCGACAATGATAAAATCGAACCAATTCCAACTATTGCTAAAGAACGATTTAATATTGCGAGAAGCAAGTAGACGCAGTGCTATCTCAACTGTAAAGATCCAAAGTAAAACTCGGTCTGCCGCAAAAAAGAATGCGCGATTATTCTCATATATTCCTTGATATGTCTCGACACCGACGATTATCGCATTAATTAAAATGAGGATAATGATTGTCGTTGTAAATGCATTGCTGTTGACTAAGCGATGTAGTGGTCGTTGCCAGCTCTTAAGTGTTGTAATATCTTCCAACAGAATTCTCCTCCTAAATAAGCATCTCTACTATTCTACTAGAGATGCTTAAAGAAAGAAATATAGCTTATTACAAATTATGATCGTTTTAGCGCATTTGTTAACACGATACCAAGTTCTTTAGAGCGGTCGTTTGCCGCCCCAATGCAATCTATCAGTGCTTTTTGCACGTGACGTTCTTCTAACACATGGAAGCCAGCCTCTGTCGTTCCTCCTGGACTCATGATCTGCTTATAGAGCTCTCTAGGTGTATGAGACGAAACTTTAGCCGTTTCGCTTGCTCCGGAAAGAGTTTGTAGAATCAGCTTTCGAGCAAGTTCCTTTTCAATCCCAATATCGTGAGCAGCAATCTCCATTGCTTCTACTAGATAGTAAATATAAGCGGGACCAGTACCAGTTAGAGCTGTAATAGGATCTAATAGTTTTTCCTCTACGAAAGCGATCTCTCCAACTAAACTAAAAAGCCTAGATATAGCATCAATTGATACATTCGACGCAGACTGTCCGGCAGCTATAGAGGTCATAGATTTATTCACCGCAGCAGATGTGTTTGGCATTGTTCGAATGACCTGCGCGAGAGGAGCGACCTCTTCAAGAGACGTTATTGTGATACCAGCCATCACCGATACGACTATTGTAGAAGAGGTCATATGAGGAACGTATGGCATTAGCGCATCTTTATAATCTTTAGGCTTACATGTAAGGAGCAGGATATCTGCATGCTGTAAAAGAGCTTTTGGGTCACGTGATGTATGCACGCCATAAGTTGATTCGAGATGGAGAAGTTTATGATCGTCTGAACGATTTGTAACTAGCATAGATACATCATCATGTCGTGCCCATCCAGCTATTAAGGCTTCGGCCATAGAGCCAGATCCAATAATTGATACATTCACTGTAAGTCCCCCAAATAATAAAATTATGTTAATTATCTGACTAGTAGTAAAGCTTGTCAAGAAGGGATATACAGCTTTTCTTCCTTTTAGTATGATGAAAATAGGAGAGGACTGATAATATGGTAAATCGATTAGCGCATAAGGTTGTTGTGATTACTGGTGCTTCAAGTGGTATAGGACGTGAGATGGCACTTGAGGTTGCAAGGCAAGGAGCTATTCCAGTATTACTCGCAAGATCTTTAAATAAGCTGGAGCAATTATCAAGTGAGATATATGAGGAGACGTCAAAGCATGCGCCATATTTTACATTAGATGTGACTAACTTTGATCAAATTAAAGAAGTAGTAGAGCAAATAGAAGCAAAAGTGGGGTCCATTGATGTGTTAATAAATAACGCTGGGTATGCGGTATTTGACTCGATCTGGCAAGCTGATTTAGCAGATCTAGAGGGGATATTCCAAGTGAACGTATTTGGAGCTATAGCGATGACGCAAGCAGTCTTGCCGTCGATGATTGGGCGCAATAGTGGACAAATCATCTTTGTTGGCTCGGCACTATCTAAAATGATCTCTCCAAAGTCGAGCTTTTATGTGGCATCCAAGCACGCAATTTACGGATTTGCTAATACGATTCGGATGGAGCTTGCAGATACAGCCATCAACGTCTCTGTTGTAAATCCAGGTCCCATTAAAACGGCCTTTTTTGATCGCGCAGATAAAACGGGCGAATACGTTAATCAAGTGGAGAAATTTATGCTTCGTGCCGACTATGTCTCTAAAAAAACCATTCAGCTAATTAAACGTCCTCGAAGAGAAATTAATTTACCTTTATGGATGAACATATTAACAAGAATATATCAGGTCTCACCTAGACTCATTGAATTTGTTGGGAAGGATATCATGACTAAAAAGTAAGTTGTCACAAAATAGTCACAATTCGGCTAGTCTTGAATCCGATTACACGTTGTATCCTAGTGTCAAAGGCGGTACAGCCTAACGTAATGCCGAATGGCAGAAAGGATTTTCTATCACTATGATAGTAAAAGATTTAGTCGAATCAAAGCAGTTGTTGGCGGGAGAGACAGAAGAGCACGTCTATATCGTGTACGAGCGATATGAAAATGTTGACTGTCAGTATCGTGATAAACAGTTTGAAGAACTAGAGTGTGATCCAGAAGAACGAATTCAAATTTTAATGGGCTCATCAGACAGTTCATTAGTTGTGAAAGAAACGTTGGAAATTGGTAAGGATCATCCATCATTAGAATCTGCGCTAGATTTCATTAAAACATCTAAGCCAGACCTTTTTAACTAAATTTAATCATGCCGTCTTCAAATAAACTGAAGACGGCTTTTTTATTGCTAATATAAATAGCATAAAAAACGTTTAAAAGAATTGAGGGAGAAGAACATTGATAAAAGTCGTTTTTGTTTGCTTAGGCAATATTTGTCGATCGCCAATGGCAGAGGCAATCTTCAGAAAAAGGATTTATGAAAAGGAACTCACTGATCATATCTCTGTTGAGTCGGCGGGAACAGCCTCTTGGCATGAAGGAAAACCACCTCATGAGGGTACAAGACAAATATTAGACCAACACACTATTTCATATAACGGACAGACAGCAAGAGGAGTTAGGGAAGCAGACTACCAAGCTGATTATCTTGTTGTTATGGATAATAGCAACTTAGAGGATGTAAAAAATGGACGAAATCATGTAGCTAATGCTTTTCGGCTTCTCGATCTAGTTTCAGAAATAGAAAACAAGGATGTACCTGATCCATACTTTACTGGCGATTTTGAAGAGACGTTCAGCTTAATCAATGAAGGGTGTGAGCGATTATTAGCGAAAATAATCAGAGAGAAATTTTAGTTGAGAACTGATTTTGAATAATCCAAACGTTTTTCAACTTTATAGCTGAAAAACGTTTTTTAGTACTTTCATACTAGGAACCCGAATATACGTTTCATTTGTCAGAGACTAGGGAAAATTAACCCTAATGACCCGGAAGTGGAGGCGTGTAGCATGAGTGAGATTAGTAGAGTATTACAAGCAAGAAATTGGATGAAAACAAACGAGGATTTTTTATCAACGTGGCACGCACATGTTGGTTACAAAATGGATTTATTTCACTATTTCGCTAACGGCGCTTCTGTGCACGCAGTGGCTTCAAAGCACGAATTATCAGAAGAGCTGTTGCAAAGATGGGTAGATGTTGGTTTAGAAATCGGTCATTTAAAAACGACCCTTACTAAAAAGATAAAAGCTAAGCCTAAAATGGTTCGCTATGCTTCACGTCAAAGTGAGGAGTCTGTTGGTATTCTTCTAACCGAAATGATGGAGCTTCATATCCCGACGTTGTTAGAGTATCCAGATTTAATGAAGTCTAATAGTAAAATTACGTACTTGTCAGACAAATTTGCAGATGTAGTTGCCGAGACATCAACGTTACTTGAAAAGGCGGCTGCTTCAAAAATATTAAAAATAGTTAAAACAGAAAAACCAAAATCAGCTATTGATTTAGGGTGCGGATTAGGAGGATACCTTCGTCAAATTAATGAGAAGTATCCTAAGATGGAGCTTACAGGAGTAGAAATGAGTGAGGAAGTGGTGCAGAAAGCACGTAAAAAACTTGATGATTCTATAACTATTCAGCAAGGAGATATCGTTGAATTTTTGGATTCTTACGAGAAGCAAGTTGATTTTATTATGGCTCACAACCTTCTTTACTACTTCAGTCGTGACGAACGGATTAATTTATATAAACGTATGTCAAAAATCCTACGTAATGGAGGCGTCATTTCGTTTATCTGCCCAATCGTAAATGCAAGATGGGGCCGAACGTTTACTACAGCGTTTAATACGTTTATGACAGCACATGAAAATCTTCACCCGCTGCCAAGTTTAGAAGAACTTGAAAAAGATGTACAGGTTGCTAATCTTCATGTGAAATCGAGTAAACCGCTTATTAGAGAAGGTGGATGGTATTTAATCACTGTAAAAAAAGAACTTAAATAGCGGAACACTTTCCCCTTCTCCGCATACATATAACGAGACATCCTGAAGCGGAGAAGGGGACGATAGCATGTGTGGGATTACTGGTATAATTAGTATTACGAAAGAAGTAGATCCAGCACCAATTCAAGCAATGACTCATGCTTTACTACATCGCGGGCCCGATACTAATGAAGTCTATAAATCAAATCATGCAGTATTTGGTCATACAAGATTAACAGTTGTCGACCCTCATAATGGTAGACAGCCAATGAGCCGAGTGGTGAGAGGATCTACTTACACGATATGTTATAACGGAGAGCTCTACAATACAGAAGCTATTCGTAAAGAATTAGCTGAAATTGGATATTCCTTTCAAGGACATTCAGATACAGAAGTACTCCTTACAGCTTATATAGAGTGGGGAGAGGCGTGCTTAAAAAAGCTAAATGGCATCTTTGCGTTTGCCATCTGGAATAGTCGTGATCGCTCATTATTTGTAGCGCGGGACAGACTTGGCGTAAAGCCTCTATTCTATTCCTACAAAGATGGTATTTTTTTATTTGCTTCAGAAATAAAGGCTCTTTTAAAACATCCCCTTATTTCTAGAAAAGTTGATGAAGAGGGGCGTCTTCAACTTTTAGCTCTAAGTCCAATGCGAGCGAGCGGGCATGCGATATTTAGAGATATAAATGAGCTTAAACCAGCGCATCAATTGTTTTTTAATCAACATAACTTAACGATCTCGAGGTATTGGAATGTACCCACCTCGAAACACGTGGATTCCTATGAAATGACAGTAGAACGTGTGAGGGAACTTTTAACTAGCACCGTTGTAGATCAACTTGTCTCTGATGTACCAGTAGTAACTTTTTTATCCGGAGGAATTGATTCAAGTGCTATCACTGCGATCGCTAGTGATCATATTCGCACGAGTTACTCTGTGGAATACGAAGAAAATGACAAACACTTTGCATCTTCTTTCTATCAGCCAAATAGAGATGCCACATATATCGATTTAGTTAAGCAGGCATATCACTTAAATCATAAGACTATTGAGCTCAGCCAACAGTCGCTTGTAGACTCCTTGAATCAGGCTGTTATTGCTAGGGATCTTCCTGGTATGGCGGATATAGATAGCTCTCTTATGCTATTTTCAAAAGAAATTAAGAAAGATGCAACAGTTGCTTTATCAGGAGAGTGTGCTGACGAGATATTTGGAGGATATCCATGGTTTTTTAAAGAAGCTATTGGGTTTCCATGGTTACACAAAGATAGAGCCACATTATTAAAAAAGCAAGATCAAAAAGCAGCTTCAGCTTATACAAATGAACTTTATAAAAATACGTTAGCAGAAACACCTCTAAACGGAGATGAATTGCCAGAGGAAGCAAGGTTGAAAAAGCTATGCTACGCAAATATTCACTGGTTTATGCAAACATTGCTTGAGCGTAAAGATCGAATGAGCATGGCAAGCAGTCTTGAAGTAAGAGTGCCTTTTGCTAATCATGAGATCGTAGAATATGCATGGAGCATACCATGGGAATGGAAATTAGCCGGTGGAAGAGAGAAAAAACTTCTCCGAGACGCTGTAACTCCAATTCTGCCTACAGAAATTGTGCAACGCAAAAAAAGCCCTTATCCCAAAACTCATCATCCAGCTTACAAAGATGCTGTACAAAAGAAAATGCAAAGCATAATAAAACAAAAGGATTCCATACTATTTGATTTGTATGATTATGGTGAAATAAAGGAGTTAGTGAACACGGGTGGCGAATCTTATAAAGAGCCCTTTTTTGGTCAATTAATGACGGGTCCACAACTACTTGCCTACTTTATTCAATTAGAGTACTGGCTTAAAGAGTACAATATAGCATTCATTTAAAATCAATAGTGTAGAACATATCAATTGCAAAATGTATAAGTTCTTTATACAATTTGTATAACTTTTGTTGAATAATATAAAAGAAATTAAGGTAGGTGTGTCGCGTGACTAATATCGCAATAATTGGAGCAGGACCAGGAGGTCTAGCCTGTGGCATGATTTTAGCTGCTAATGGCTATAAAGTTGATATATATGAAAAGCAATCTTACGTGGGCGGGCGCACTTCCTCTTTCACGAAAGATGGATTTACGTTTGATTTAGGACCTACTTTTTTTAGTATGCCTCACATTCTCGAAGAGGTATTTGAAGCCTCTGGAAAGAAATTAAGTGATTATGTGGAACTTATGGAATTAGATCCGATGTACGCGTTAGATTTTAACGACATGACAATACGTGCATCAAGAGATCCTCAAAAGATGATAGCTGAAATAGAAAAGCATTTCCCAGGAAATGGGAAGAGTTATGAAGCGTTTATGAACGATACAAGAAAAAAATTAAATGTACTATCTCCAATTTTACAAAATAACCATGCTTCTCTTTTTGATTACATGAGATGGAGAAGTATAAAAGCTCTACCCCAGCTCGAGATCGGTAAAACACTTTATGACGTTTTATCCAAATATTTTGATGATGAGCGTTTAAAGCTCTCCTTTACCTTTCAATCAAAATATTTAGGTATGTCGCCTTGGGACTGTCCTGGAGCATTTAGTATTCTTTCCTTTATGGAGCATGAATTTGGTGTTTATCATCCTAAAGGGGGGTTAAATCAACTTACTAAAGGAATGGCAAAAGCATTTGAAGAACTTGGTGGTACTATTCATTTAAATAATGGAGTAAAGAAGATTCATGTATCTAACCGCCGTGTGACAGGTGTTTTATTAGAGAATGATGAAATGGTTTCATCCGATAACCTTGTCATGAATGCGGATTTTGCCTATGCTATGACGCATCTTTTCGAAGATGGAGTAATTAAGAAATACGCTCCTGAAAAGTTAGAAAAGAAAAAGTACTCTTGTTCCACTTTTATGATGTATGTAGGTATTGATAGAGAACTAGAATTAGACCATCACACTATCCTTTTCTCTGATGACTATAAACGCAACGTAGAAGAGATCACGAAGACACAGTTGTTGTCGGAAGATCCATCTATTTATGTGCAAAATGCTAGTGTGACCGATAAAACACTTGCGCCAGTTGGACAAGCTGCCTTGTATATTTTAGCGCCTGTGCCTAATAACGATAGTGGAATAGATTGGGATAATAAAAAAGGAGAATTTAGAGACCTTGTTTATTCCATCATCGAAAAGAGAACCGGAATCGATATTAAGCAACACATCGTTACAGAAGAAATTTTATCCCCTAAAGAGTGGGAAGTAGATAAGCTTGTTTATAAAGGAGCTACATTTAATTTAGCTCACAACCTCGGACAAATGATGTACTTTAGACCACATAATCAATTTGAAGAAATTGACGGTCTTTATTTAGTTGGCGGAGGAACTCACCCAGGTAGTGGATTACCCACTATTTTTGAGTCTGCTAGAATAACTTCTAAGCTGTTACTCGATCAAAAAAAGGAGGCCCACGCATGAAAACTGCAATTATAGGTGGTGGCATCGGAGGTCTTGTCACAGCTCTTTACGAAGTGTTAGATGGTAATGACGTGACCATTTTTGAACAGAGGGACAAGCTTGGAGGAAGGCTTAGCTATCATCAGCAAGGAGCATATAAAGTAGATGAGGGACCAACAATCGTCTTACTTCCTGAGATGATCACATCTATTTTGGAGCAAATTGGTATCACAGAGGATGACATTCAGTTCGAGAGGATTGACCCTGTTTATCCGCTTCATTATAAAGACGGCATGACTTTTCTTAAATGGAGTAATAAAGAAAAACAAATGGAAGAAATGACTCGCCTCTTTCCTCAAGACGTAGAGGCTTATAAACAGTACATTAAAGATATGAACGATCGTTTTACTGTAGGTAAGCCAGCGTTTTTAGATCGGGCGTTTATAGATAAAAAGACGTTTTGGACGAAGAGCAATGTGAAGACGTTAGTTAAATTAAAAGCGTATCAAACCGTTCGTCAACAAGTGAAAAAGTATTTTGAATCTGAAAGGCTTCAAGAATCATTTGCACTACAAACACTGTATATCGGTGGCGCTCCTGAACAAACTCCTGCTATTTATTCGCTTGTCTCCTTTAGCGAACATGAACATGGAGTATGGTATGTGAAGGGAGGCTATGCAAGGTTAGCGGAGGTATTAGCAGAAGCAGTTGAAAAGCACGGTATTACAGTCCATTTGAACACAAAAGTGGACGAACTAGTAGTAGATGAACAAGAAGCTGTTGGTGTGCGCATTGAAAACACGTTGTATAGCTTTGATCGCTTTGTCCTGAATGGGGACTTCCCTAACATGGAGGGACTAGTTAGAAAGCAAAAAAAACGAGCGTATAACCCTTCCTCAGGCTGCTTACTTATGTATATGGGACTCAATGAACCGTTAGCGACAGAGCATGTACACCAATTTTATATGGGTGATCGTTTAGACGAGCATATGAAACAACTATTTGATGAACAGCGTGTCCCGACTGATCCGTCCTTTTATGTGTTCAATCCGTCGTTAATTGATTCAACATTAGCTCCAAAAGGGCACGGGGTTGCTTACGTATTAGTTCCTGTTCCGTCGGCATCTAAAGTAACAAAGGAGCAACTCTATCAATTAGGAGAAGAGATGATGGAACGCTTAGAGCAGCGAGTAGATCCTGCTATACGATCAAAAATAGTATGGAAGCATGTGCGAACACCTCATGACCAGCAATTAGAAGGTCTATTTGATGGTGGTAGCTTTGGAATAGCTCCAACTCTGTTTCAATCAGGTGTGTTTCGACCACAAATAAAGCCATTTTC
This window contains:
- a CDS encoding phytoene desaturase family protein translates to MKTAIIGGGIGGLVTALYEVLDGNDVTIFEQRDKLGGRLSYHQQGAYKVDEGPTIVLLPEMITSILEQIGITEDDIQFERIDPVYPLHYKDGMTFLKWSNKEKQMEEMTRLFPQDVEAYKQYIKDMNDRFTVGKPAFLDRAFIDKKTFWTKSNVKTLVKLKAYQTVRQQVKKYFESERLQESFALQTLYIGGAPEQTPAIYSLVSFSEHEHGVWYVKGGYARLAEVLAEAVEKHGITVHLNTKVDELVVDEQEAVGVRIENTLYSFDRFVLNGDFPNMEGLVRKQKKRAYNPSSGCLLMYMGLNEPLATEHVHQFYMGDRLDEHMKQLFDEQRVPTDPSFYVFNPSLIDSTLAPKGHGVAYVLVPVPSASKVTKEQLYQLGEEMMERLEQRVDPAIRSKIVWKHVRTPHDQQLEGLFDGGSFGIAPTLFQSGVFRPQIKPFSLQNVYAVGASVHPGGGIPIVMQGAKLLADLLQEEKVAQKATK
- a CDS encoding phytoene desaturase family protein encodes the protein MTNIAIIGAGPGGLACGMILAANGYKVDIYEKQSYVGGRTSSFTKDGFTFDLGPTFFSMPHILEEVFEASGKKLSDYVELMELDPMYALDFNDMTIRASRDPQKMIAEIEKHFPGNGKSYEAFMNDTRKKLNVLSPILQNNHASLFDYMRWRSIKALPQLEIGKTLYDVLSKYFDDERLKLSFTFQSKYLGMSPWDCPGAFSILSFMEHEFGVYHPKGGLNQLTKGMAKAFEELGGTIHLNNGVKKIHVSNRRVTGVLLENDEMVSSDNLVMNADFAYAMTHLFEDGVIKKYAPEKLEKKKYSCSTFMMYVGIDRELELDHHTILFSDDYKRNVEEITKTQLLSEDPSIYVQNASVTDKTLAPVGQAALYILAPVPNNDSGIDWDNKKGEFRDLVYSIIEKRTGIDIKQHIVTEEILSPKEWEVDKLVYKGATFNLAHNLGQMMYFRPHNQFEEIDGLYLVGGGTHPGSGLPTIFESARITSKLLLDQKKEAHA